CTATAAATGGACTTAATTCTACGAAAGATCCTTTATCTACTAAAAGCTCTATTCTTTCTCTTGCGGTTAATTTCCCCTTTTCATGCTGTTTATCAATTCTTTCGTCACCGCCACCAAGCTCTACTTCCCGGCGCTTATCATACAATTCATTAATTTTTTCATAGATGTCTATCATATACCCTCATCCCTTCTTTTCGCATAGCTCGACTAATACACCTGATGTTGACTTTGGATGCATGAAGGCAATATGAGCCCCCCCTGCACCAATCCTTGGCTCCTTATCAATCATCCTAATTCCTTTTTCATTCATTTCCTTGATTCTTTCTTCAATTGAATCAACGCCAAGTGCGACATGGTGTATCCCCTCACCACGTTTTTCAATAAATTGGGCAATTGTGCTTTCCTCCGAAGTTGGCTCTAGCAGCTCGAGTTTTGTTTCTCCTGCCTTAAGAAACGCAACTCTAACCTTTTGACTCTCGACTACTTCAATCCCTAGTAATGGCAAATTAAGTACTTCTGTGTAAAAAGGCAGTGAAGTCTCAATCGTTCGAACAGCAATTCCAATGTGATCCACTTTTTTAATCATTTTTACCCCTCTATTTTTCAAAATTATAATAGTTTCGACAATTACCATATTCGCTATAAAATTCATAATTCCTTCCCAAATTGAGATGTTGTTCCATTGTTCATTTGGGCTTTTCCCTGTAAAATAGAAATAATGCTATTTAATATAAAGGGGGAACCCACTTTGTCAAAGAAAACAAGAAAAATTGTTGTCTACTTAATGTTAATCGCTATGTTAGCCTCAACTCTCTTAATCGGGATTGCGCAATTTATTTAATTAAAACAAAACATAGACAAGGGACTGTTCAGGAGAACAGTCCCTTTTATTCTTTATCAATGGCTCCATTTTCTATTCCGAGCTGCTCAAATGTCTTATTCGTTGAAGTGACTAAGATTTTTGTCCCTAATGGAATTAAGGGATACAAGGAGGAAATGACTTCATTCTGTGTACGAATGCAGCCTTGTGAAACATACCTCCCAATGGAAGCAGGCTGATTGGTTCCATGAATTCCGTAGATTCGTCCATCCGTTTCCTCGGCATCAAAGCCAATCCATCTGGAGCCAAGGGGATTTTCAGGATCACCACCTGGAATGTCCTTCCGGCGATAATAGGGATCCTCTGCTTTTATCGTAATCGTAAAAAGTCCTTCTGGAGTTAAATCTTTGGTTTTTCCAGTTCCAACACTCACAACGGTTTGGACCCTATTATCGTCAATTAAAGCCAATTCATTTGTTGTTTTATTGACAATAACGAAAGGATCACCAGGGAGTGGGTTTGGCCCAAGCGGCCAAAGGGGGGAAATAAAAAAAGCAAACAGGATTGGCGATAGTATCTTTATCATAAAATCCACCTGCCATTTTTTCCTTAGTTTGCTTCAAGTTTCCTCGGTTTATTCCATTTTGATGTCTTAAAGGAACTTTTAATGATTAAATATTCATTCATTTCTTTCACTAACTGCAACAGTGCAGCGCGTACTTCAAATTCTTCTCTGGTTTTCGGGAGGTCCATTTCTTCAAATTCCATTTTCATCTCTTTTAATTTTCCTATATAAATATGAGCTGTATTTCCTGGCCGTATATTTTTGGACAGTTCTTCCAGAAATTCAGCAATCATTTTCCCTTGGGGTAATGTAACCGTAAGGGAAGTAACAATTGGTAAAACACGCTCAATAATTTCAAATTGCTTTTCTCTCATTTTAAAATAATGAAAATAGTCATCTTCATCCCTTAAAAAGTGGTTTTCTACCTCTCGAAAGGCAAATGATTTTGCTTCTTCTAGTAATTTAGCTGTTTCCGTAATTTCTTGTCCGGACCAATCACTTTCCCCTGTTCTTAAAAATTTGACCATTTCACAAAAAATGACTTTAAAATTATCCTCTAATTTCAATTGATATTGTTTTAATCTATTATCTGCACTTGGCATATAGAGATTAATAATGAGTGCTACTCCAATTCCGATAATAATAACACCCAGCTCATTAATAAAAAGACCTACAGATAAATGGTTAGCCATATAGATATGTAAAATAATTACACTACTCGTAACAATTCCATCGTTAGCTTTGAACATGACAACAGTTGGGATAAAGAATAATAGCATAATTCCAATTACGATCGGATGGTATCCGATAACCTCGAAAAATAGACTTGAAAATGCCATAGCTATAACACAAGCTAAAAATCGATCCCAAGAAGCACGTACAGATTTTCTTTTCGTTACCTTTATACACAAAATAGTTAAGATTCCCGCTGAGGCAAAGTTGTCTAAACCTAACTGTTGTGCAAGTAAGATAGAGATAGCAGTTCCTAGAGCGGTTTTTATCGTCCGATAGCCAATTCGATATTTCATAGCATTTCTCCTCAAATAAAAAAAGATGATCTAAATAGACCATCTTTAGCTTATCCTTATTAGAGCATTTTTTGCAAGAAATCTTGTGCACGCTTGCTCTTTGGGTTTGTAAAAAATTCTTGCGGTTTTGCATCTTCGACTAGGACTCCACCATCTAGGAATAGGACTCGATCCGCCACTTCGCGGGCAAAACCCATTTCATGAGTCACAATCGCCATCGTCATCCCAGTGTGAGCTAGGGATTTCATTACTTCAAGTACTTCTTTCACCATTTCTGGATCAAGCGCTGAGGTTGGTTCATCAAAAAGCATAACGTCCGGCTCCATTGCCAATGCTCTTGCAATGGCAACACGCTGCTTTTGCCCACCAGATAATCTTGTCGGATATTCATTTGCTTTTTCTGCTAATCCTACTCTATCTAACAAATCAAAAGCTATCTTTTCTGCCTCAGTCTTTGCTAACCCTTTTACCTTAACCGGTGCATAGGTGAGATTCTGCAAAACGGTTTTATGCGGGAATAAATGGAAATGTTGAAAAACCATACCAACGTTTTGCCGCACCTTCATAATATTAGTCTTTTTATCTGTAACATCCTGTCCGCCTACAAATATTTTTCCGCCCGTTGGGTTTTCAAGAAGATTCATACAGCGAAGGAAGGTTGACTTTCCTGAACCGGATGGTCCAATAATGGCTACAACTTCTCCTGCCTCAATTGTTGTGGTGATTCCCTTTAAAACTTCGAGCTTCCCATAATTTTTATGCAAATCTTCAACCTTAATCACTGCGTCTCATTCTCCTTTCAACCACTTTTCCAAGGAATGTCAAGGTCACGACCATTAAATAATAAATAAGTCCAGCTATTAATAGTGGTTCGAAAAACGAATAATTTTCGGCCCCAACTTGATAGGAGCGGCGCATGATATCCATTACACCAATAGTAGTGACAATCGCAGATTCCTTGGTTAATGTGATAAATTCGTTCATTAAAGCAGGCAAAATATTTTTAAGAGCCTGCGGTAATATGATATCCCACATCATTTTCGAATAAGGGACACCCAGAGCCATTGCAGCTTCCTGCTGACCTTTATCAATTGCCTGAATTCCTGCTCTAATAATCTCAGATATGTAAGCACCAGAATTAAGCGCAAAGGATAGAATCGCAGCTGTATAAGGTTCGATTTGATAACCGATTAACTGTGGTGAACCATAATAGATTAACATCAGCTGTAATACGAGCGGAGTCCCTCGGAAAATTGAGGTGTAGGCGTCAGCCAACCATCCAAGAAATTTATATTTGCTAATTTTAAATAAAGAAAGGATAATTCCTAAAATAAAGCCTATTATCCCTGCCAAAATGACAATTTTAAGGGTAACAAATATTCCCTCTAAAATGTATGGCATTGAAGGAATGAATTGTCCGAAATCTAAGTTCATTCATCTGCCGTCCTCTCTATGTAATGAAATTAGTAAGACGTTCAGAAGACTTTCTGAACGTCTTGGTTGTAGAATTAGTTTTCCCCACCAAACCACTTAACAATCAATTCTTGCAGCTCGCCATTATCTTTCATTTCTTGAAGCTCTTTGTTAAATTCCTCTGTTAAATCACTATCCTTCGGAAATGCAATCGCAGATCCTGCTTCCTCTGGGTCATCGCTGATTGTGAAGCTAGTTAAATCCGCTTCTTTATCAAGATATCCTTTAGCCACTGTATCTTCAATAATGATAGCATCAAAACGGCCGGCTTTCAATTCTTGAATAAGTTCTGGGATTCTGTTACGATTCTCAACTTTTATAGCTACCGTTTCATTAATTTCGTCTGCTTTACCTTCTTGAATAGAACCTAACTGAACGCCAACTGTTTTACCTTTTAAATCTTCTACTGTTGCAATTCCACTGTCTTTTTTAGAGATAACCATGTGCTGCGCTGTATAGTAGATATCACTGAAGTCTACGTTTTTCTTTCTTTTCTCGGTTGGAGTCATACCCGCTAAGACAAAGTCAGCTTGTCCAGATTTAAGTGACTGAACTAAACCGCCAAAATCCATATCTTTCACTTCAACTTCATAGCCAAGTTTTCCAGCAATTGCATTAGCTAAGTCAACATCAAAACCAATAATTTCGTCACTTTTATCTGACTCAATATATTCAAACGGCGCATAATCGGCAGAGGTTGCCATCACTAGTGTCTTTTTATCACCTGTTTTAGCATCTTTACTTTCTCCACAGCCTGCAAGTACACCAACAGCTAAAATCATTATTAATAATAAACCAATTACCTTTTTCATTTGTTTTCCTCCTATAATTTTCTGAAAATTTAAATTTGATTTTAATACTACTTTTACTAACTTTATAGAGTTAAAATTTAATATTTATGCAACGTAATGAATTTTAACACACGATAAAATAATTATGCAAGTATATTTATAAAAATTTATTATTACTTTTTTAAAATAAGGCTGTGTTAAAGGCGACTGTTGATTTTAGAACCTGTTGGTTGGAGCGGAAGGCGCTTGACTCCTGCGGGATGAACGAGCTGAGTGAGACCCCGCAGGTCGGGACGACCGAGGAGGCTCACGGGCGAGCCCGCGGAAAGCATAGCGCCTGGAGCGCAAATCAACAGCCGAATTTAACACAGCCTAAAATAAAAAAAAGCTAATCCCTCGTTAGAGAAATTAGCCCTTTTGACATGATTTATAGTTCTTCACAGTTTTCTTCGAATTCTTTTTGTAGTCTTGCTACTACTGTTGCTGGATCGTAGCCTTCAATTTGGTGTCTTTCAACCATTGATACAATTTTTCCGTCTTTTAATAATGCAAAGGACGGTGAGGATGGTGGATAGCCTGTAAAATAACTGCGTGCTTTTTCTGTTGCTTCTTTATCTTGACCTGCAAAAACGGTAACAAGATTGTCTGGACGTTTATCATAATGAAGGGCATGAGCCGCTGCTGGGCGTGCAATGCCGCCAGCACAACCGCATACAGAATTGATCATTACTAAGGTTGTACCTTTTTGTTCAAGCGCTTCTTCAACCTCTTCAGGTGTTTTAAGTTCTTTATAACCAGCTGCCGTGATCTCACTACGTGCTTGAGTCACAACATCATTCATGAAAAAATTGAAATCCATGCTCATACTTTTCACTCCTAAATTTATGTCGATATAACTATATGATAACAGTAAAAATGTGTTTTTTCCAAACGATAAAGATTATTTTTCTAAAAAAGACGACTGTCAACAATCAAAAGTCGTTACTTTTTTGATAAGAATGCATTAAATAGAATTTCTACTGCAGTTGCTGCTGTTTTTTCTCCTGCCATTACTTCATTTTCTAATTGTGGAAGCTGGAGCTTTACCTTTGGATGATGGAAGAAGCTGTAATGCAACTGATCAGTGATTAAGGAATAAATCCAATCACGCTGCTGTCCTTTTCGTCTTTCCTCAAAAACTCCTCGTGACTTTCCTTTTTCCTCAAAATCCTTTATGACTTCCCAAACCTCTTTAATACCTTCCCCTGTTAAAGAGGAGCAGGTATAAGCCTTCGATCCCCATCCCTTAGTAGCCGGCTGAAGAAAGTGCAGGATACGGCTATATTCTTTTCTCGTCTGCTCTGCTTTTACTTTATTAGCTCCGTCTGCTTTATGAACAAGGACTGCATCTGCTAATTCCATAATCCCTTTCTTCATCCCTTGCAATTCATCACCCGCACCTGTCAGAACAAGGAGCATGAAAAAATCAACCATGTCGCGTATGATCACTTCACTCTGACCCACCCCGACGGTTTCGATTAAAATCACATCAAAGCCTGCTGCTTCGCATATCAGCATCGCTTCTCTTGTCTTTCGATGAACTCCGCCCAATTTACCTGCCGTTGGTGAGGGTCGAATAAAAGCCCTTGGATTTCGGGACAGCTGTTCCATCCTTGTTTTATCACCAAGGATACTTCCACCTGAAAGACTAGAGCTTGGATCAATTGCCAGTACAGCGACCCTTAGCCCAAGGTCACAAAGGTAAGTGCCAAACGCCTCAATAAAAGTGCTCTTCCCAGCACCCGGTACACCCGTTATTCCGATACGGATTGATTTCCCACTGTGAGACAAGAGCTTTTGGAGCAGCTCCTGTGCTTTAGGGAAATGCTGTTCAGCATTACTTTCAATCAGAGTTATGGCCCGTGCCAGCTGCCCTCTATTACCTGACAGCACGCCATCAACTAACTCTTCAACCGAAGGTTCCTTTGTCTGACGTTTACGATAGACAATATTTTTTTCAATGACTACAGACTGGCCTTCCTGCTCTTGCCCTTTTTTTATTACGGTTGAGAATTTTTCCGGTTCATTCGGGTCGCTCCATTCCGGTTTCATATCCTCAGACATTTATTGTGACACTTCCTCATACCCAAGCTGTTTATAAATTTCCCTGATTACCTTTTGAGCAGCAACTGGAATTATGGTCCCTGGACCGAAAATCGCACAAGCTCCATTATCATATAAAAATTGATAATCCTGAGCCGGGATAACCCCGCCGATTACAAGTAAAATATCCTCACGGCCAAGCTTTTTCAACTCCTCCGCAAGCTGCGGCAATAATGTTTTGTGACCTGCAGCCAGTGAGCTCATTCCAATGACATGCACATCATTTTCAACCGCCTGAATGGCTGTTTCTTCTGGAGTTTGGAATAATGGGCCAATATCGACATCAAATCCTAAGTCTGCAAAGGCAGTGGCGATGATTTTGGCACCGCGGTCATGACCATCCTGCCCCATTTTGGCAATGAGAATCCTCGGTCTTCTGCCTTCATTCTCAAGGAAATCATCCGTCATATGTTTTACTTCAGATATTTCTTCTTCGTTTGTATATGCCTTGCTATACACGCCGCTGATAGAACGAATAACCGCTTTATGTCTGCTGGAAACTTTCTCAATCGCATCGGAAATTTCACCTAAGGTTGCCCGGACTCTTGCTGCTTGAACAGCAAGCTCCAACAGGTTGCTTTCCCCTGTTTCTGCACCCTTTGTTAAAGCAGCCAGAGCTTCTGCCACCTTTGCTTCATCGCGGCCTGCTTTTAAGTTTGTTAATTTTTCAATTTGCTTTAATCGAACCGCAGTATTATCAATATCCAATATATCAATTGCTTCTTCCTTTTCGAGACGATACCTGTTAACCCCAATAATAATTTCTTTACCAGAATCTATTTGTGCTTGCCTTCTAGCTGAAGCTTCTTCAATTCTCATTTTTGGAAGACCCGTCTCAATTGCCTTTGCCATTCCGCCAAGATTTTCAATTTCTTCAATATGTGTCCAAGCTCTTTTTACCAATTCATCTGTAAGCTTTTCAACATAATAAGAACCTGCCCAAGGATCAATAACTTTGGTGATACTCGTTTCTTCTTGTAAAAATAATTGCGTATTTCGGGCAATTCGAGCTGAGAAATCAGTTGGCAGGGCAATTGCTTCATCTAAAGCATTGGTATGGAGAGATTGTGTATGCCCCATAGACGCAGCATGTGCTTCAAGCAAGGTCCGCATTACATTATTAAAAGGGTCTTGCTCCGTTAAACTCCATCCTGATGTTTGAGAATGTGTTCTAAGGGCCATAGATTTCTCGTTTTTCGGCTCGAATGATTTCATCATTTTTGCCCAGATTAAACGAGCAGCCCGCATTTTTGCAACTTCCATAAAATAATTCATGCCCACCGCCCAAAAAAAGGACAACCGTGGTGCAAATTTATCAATGTTAATTCCAGCCTTAAGTCCTGTACGTACATACTCCAACCCATCTGCTAGGGTGTATGCTAATTCCAAGTCAGCAGGAGCACCAGCCTCCTGCATGTGATAGCCAGAAATACTGATACTATTAAACTTCGGCATATATTTAGAAGTATACTCAAAGATATCTGCGATGATTTTCATGGACATCTCAGGCGGATAGATATACGTGTTACGGACCATATATTCTTTTAGAATATCATTTTGAATCGTTCCAGACAGCTTATCCTGCGTGACTCCCTGTTCCTCAGCTGTAACAATGAAAAAGGCTAGGATTGGCAAAACAGCCCCGTTCATGGTCATGGATACTGACATCTGATCCAACGGAATTCCATCAAAAAGGGTCTTCATATCTAAAACAGAATCAATAGCAACCCCTGCTTTACCAACATCGCCAACGACGCGTGGATGGTCAGAATCATAGCCGCGGTGTGTGGCTAAATCAAAGGCAACGGATAAGCCTTTTTGACCCATTGCTAGATTTCTGCGATAGAAAGCATTGCTCTCCTCAGCAGTTGAAAATCCAGCATATTGTCTTACTGTCCATGGCCGATTCACATACATCGTCGGGTACGGCCCGCGAGTAAATGGCGGTATTCCAGGGAGGTCATCTAAATGTTGCAGTCCTTCACGGTCTTCAGTTGTATAGAGTGGTTTTAGTTGAATTTGTTCATTCGTTTCAAACAGCAAATCATCAATAGAAGTATCTATTTGTTTATCAACCTGTTTTTGCCATTGCTCTTTTGTTATAAAGTCTTGCTCTTCAAACAGGGAAATACTTTGAAAATCAGGCTTTTGTGTACTCATCTAACCCCACCTCCATTTCTGAAAGAATGGTTGAAAGAAGCTCAAAACAGTTACTTTTAATATGGATAAACTGCCTTATCCCTTCATTCGTCCAATGTGATTGCAAGTCTTTTTCAGGCAATCCCGCTAAATAAAAAATTCGATCCGGGAATTCATTAAGCAGTACTTTAATCATTTTAAGTCCTAGGGATCCGTATAGTTCATTGCTGCTACACAGACAGAAATACTTAGTTTCTTGACTTGAGATAAATAGTTTGACAGATTCCAAAGAAGTAACAGGACCGCTGTCGACGGCTTTTAATCCTCCAGCCGCGAGGAACCCCCGCACAAAATCTAACCTAGGCTTGTATTGTTTTAACTCACCGAGACAAATCAAGCCAACCTGTGGCATAGAGCCTGTCTTGCTTTCAATAACTTTACTCTTATTACGCAATTCTTCATAGGGCTCTGATAATCTGCTGTTCTTAATTACCTTTATGTTAATTGCACTAGAATCAGTCAGAGAAAAATAAGGTTCAGTGACATGTTCTTTAACGGGAGCTGTTTCTTCTGATAGATTTGCATATACATTCGTACCGATAATGCTTTGTTTTCTTGTAAAAATATCCTGTTTGCGTTGTGTAAGAACTGAAGTAATTCCTTCTTGTAACCAGCCTGATTTTAATACTTCCAGCATACCGCCATTTTCTTCAATCTGCTGGAAATACTTCCATGCTTTTTCTGCCAGCTCTGTGGTCAATGTTTCTACATACCAAGAGCCTCCTGCGGGATCAACAACTGTTCGAAGATGAGCTTCTTCCTTGAGAATGTTTTGGGTGTTTCTTGCAATTCGTTCAGATTGTTGAGAATTGCCCGTTAAATCATCAAATGGTGTTACATGCAGATATTGAACTCCGCCAACAATCGCTGCAAATGCTTCATTTCCTGCACGGAGAATGTTTACATGGTGATCATATACCGTTTTTGTAAAAGTAGATGTTTCGGCAGAAATTTGCATTCCCCTTGCCTCAGCATTAGCTCCATATACTTTAGTTATTTTATCCCAGAGAATTCGAGCTGCTCTAAGTTTGGCTATTTCCATAAAGAAATTGCTGCCAATTGAGAATTGAAATATCATTTTCGAAAGAATATCCTCCAGCTTCATTCCGCCTTCAAGCAGCTTTTGAAGATAAAATGTACCCGTTGCGGCTGCAATTCCAAGCTCCTGAACTGCATTGGCTCCGCCTTGATGGTAGGTTGAGGTATTTACTAATATTGTCCGTAAATTTGGTAGTTTTAGATTTGCGAGCTTTATATCTTCCATCCAACTCTTGAAAAAGTCTTCTTCAATGAGTCCTTCCTCTGTAAACAAAGAGACTGGGTCATTTCCAACATAGCCAGAAACTAGATTAGAGTCACCCTCATACTCTGCTAATTTTCCTAGCAATGCCGATTGCAGTCCTTTACCATTAACTGCAAACGGGAATGTAGAAGGTAGATCCCCAAGTACATCATTTAAAGCTTCTTTGGATTCAAAAAGTGCCTCTGAAACTTCAAATGAAAGTGCTGTTTGTCCTTTTTCAACGCCCCCATGGAGCTTTTCCTTTAAATCTTCAACAAAATTATATGAAATTCGCTGCGCTACCTTCCAATCATTTGTTACATATCCTAATGGGTCAATGCCTCTACGAAAATCTGAACCTCCCGGATAGTCCGGTGCTTTCTGATTATCTCGTTGAGAATAAAGCGGTTCCAAAATTATACTTTCATATGTAGGGCTTTTTAATGTTTCAATACTTTTCCCCTTTAAAGATTCCTCTGCTTTTGCTTTCCAATCTTCTTTCGTCTTTAATGGAAAAGATTGATTTCGAAAGTTATCCAAACGTAACATCCCCCTTCCTTGAGCTCTAAATTAAACTAATATTCAATAAATTTCACTTAGTTTTATTGTAAGATAGATGTACATATCAAGCAATAAAAATAACCGCCGCCATTTCGGCGGCGGTTATTTTTCTAATATATTGATGTTGTTGATTTCGATGTATTTTCAAGAATTTCTTTTACCCTTTGTAAGAATCGGCCGCAAACGAGTCCGTCTAATACTCTGTGGTCGAGTGACATACATAGGTTTACCATGTCCCGAACGGCAATCATATTGTTGTCCATAACTACCGGGCGCTTGACGATGGATTCCACTTGAAGAATCGCTGCCTGCGGGTAGTTGATAATTCCTGCTGATTGAACGGATCCAAACGAGCCAGTATTGTTAACAGTAAAGGTTCCACTCTGCATATCTTCTGAGCGAAGTTTATTGGTTCTTACTTTTACAGCAAGTTCAGAAATCTCACGGGCAATCCCTTTTATTGTTTTTTCATCGGCTTGCTTTATAACAGGTACATATAATGCATCATCTGTTGCGACTGCAATTGATATATTGATGTCTTTCTTCTGGATAATCTTATCTCCAGCCCACATGGAGTTGATTTGTGGGAATTCCTTTAATGCCTGAGCTACTGCTTTTACGAAAAAGGCAAAGAAAGTGAGATTGAAGCCTTCTTTCTTTTTGAACTCATCCTTTAAAGAATTGCGGTATTCCACTAGATTTGTTGCATCGACCTCTATCATTGTCCAGGCATGCGGTGCTTCATGCTTACTTCGGAGCATATTGGCAGCAATCGCTTTACGGATGCCAGTTACAGGTATTTCGATATCGCCTGCTGCAACAGGGATGCTTGGAGCAGGTGCCGCTTGCTTTGGCGCAGCAACCGCTTGTACCGCCTCTTGAGCTGCAGCTGGCTGTACTTCTGGCTGCTTAGGTGCCTCCACTTTTGAACCTGCCACAGGGATATTACCTGATTCAATCAGTTTCAAAAGGTCTTTTCTCGTAATCCGGCCGCCTGCACCGGTGCCTGTCACCTGTGCTAAATCAATTCCATTCTCTTGTGAAATTTTTAAAACTGCAGGAGAATAACGGGCTTTGTTTCCTTGATCAGATTGCTCGGAAACAGCAACCGATTCAGCTACTTCTGTTTTTTGGTCACTAACTTCTGTTTTCACAGCATTACTGCCTTCGATTTCAATTGTACAAATGATTTCACCAACAGCCAGTGTGTCTCCATCTTCCGCAACCAGTTCTTTTATCGTACCTGTGAACGAAGAAGGAACTTCTGCATTTACCTTATCTGTCATTACTTCAGCTAATGGATCGTATTTATTAACTTTATCCCCGACAGAAACAAGCCACTTAGAGATTGTTCCTTCGGTTACACTTTCCCCTAACTGAGGCATTTTAATTTGTTCAATAACCAAAATTCTACCTCCTATTGTCTAGCTGCGGCGACTAGCCCCTCGAGGCCATAAGCCAATCCGTCAAGAAGGTTAAAAAGCAACCTTCATGCCGGCTCGTCTTACGCTTGTCGGTGCTGCCCAAGTCGCCTCCGCTTTTCGTTTTAATATTCCGCAAGCTCGCGCATTGCTTTTTCGACTTTATCTGGATTGACCATAAAGAACTTCTCCATTGTTGGTGCATATGGCATTGCTGGGACATCTGGACCAGCTAGACGCATAATTGGAGCATCTAAATCAAATAAACAATTTTCAGCAATGATTGCAGATACTTCACTGATAATGCTGCCTTCTTTATTCGCCTCAGTAACAAGTAATACCTTACCAGTCTTAGAAGCCGCTTCTATGATAGCTTCTTTATCTAATGGATAAACCGTTCTTAAGTCAAGGATATGTGCGGAGATACCGTCCTTCGCTAATTTTTCTGCTGCCTGTAGGGCAAAATGTACACAAAGACCATAGGTAATAACAGTAAGGTCATCGCCTTCACGCTTCACATCCGCTTTTCCAAGCGGCAATGTATAATCATCACTTGGTACTTCTCCTTTGATTAAACGGTACGCGCGTTTATGCTCAAAGAACAGGACTGGGTCATTATCACGAATCGCTGCTTTTAAGAGCCCCTTCACATCATAAGGTGTAGAAGGCATTACAATTTTCAATCCGGGTGTATTCGCAAATATTGCCTCGACAGATTGAGAATGATAAAGGGCACCGTGAACGCCACCTCCATAAGGTGCACGGATAACCATCGGACAACTCCAGTCGTTGTTTGAACGGTAACGAATCTTGGCCGCTTCTGAAATAATTTGATTCACTGCAGGCATAATAAAATCAGCAAATTGCATTTCAGCAATCGGTCTCATTCCGTACATCGCTGCCCCAATTCCTACCCCAGCAATCGCAGATTCAGCAAGTGGTGTATCAATCACACGCTCTTCTCCAAATTGTTCGTATAAACCCTGCGTAGCTTTAAAAACTCCGCCTTTTACCCCAACGTCTTCACCAAGAACAAAAACCTTTGAATCTCGTTCCATTTCTTCCCGAATGGCCATTGTGACCGCATCTATATAAGAAATTACTGCCATGTTACATCCCCCTTACTTATCCGCATAAACGTATTTCAGCGCGTGTTCAGGTGCTGCATACGGTGCATTTTCAGCATAATCAGTAGCTTCATTCACTTGCTTCATCACACGATCATTGATTTCTTTTTCCAACACATCATTCATCACGCCTGTTTCTTTTAAATAGGCACCAAAGGTAATGATTGGATCTTTCGTTTTCGCTTTAGCCACTTCATCAGGAGCGCGGTACGAACGGTCATCGTCATCTGAAGAGTGTGGTGTGAGTCTGTAGGAAATTGTTTCAATTAAGGATGGACCCTCACCTCTACGTCCACGGTCTGCTGCATCCTTCACCACTTTGTATACTTCTAATGGGTCGTTCCCATCGACAGTAAATCCTGGCATTCCATAACCTA
This Neobacillus sp. YX16 DNA region includes the following protein-coding sequences:
- the meaB gene encoding methylmalonyl Co-A mutase-associated GTPase MeaB, which encodes MSEDMKPEWSDPNEPEKFSTVIKKGQEQEGQSVVIEKNIVYRKRQTKEPSVEELVDGVLSGNRGQLARAITLIESNAEQHFPKAQELLQKLLSHSGKSIRIGITGVPGAGKSTFIEAFGTYLCDLGLRVAVLAIDPSSSLSGGSILGDKTRMEQLSRNPRAFIRPSPTAGKLGGVHRKTREAMLICEAAGFDVILIETVGVGQSEVIIRDMVDFFMLLVLTGAGDELQGMKKGIMELADAVLVHKADGANKVKAEQTRKEYSRILHFLQPATKGWGSKAYTCSSLTGEGIKEVWEVIKDFEEKGKSRGVFEERRKGQQRDWIYSLITDQLHYSFFHHPKVKLQLPQLENEVMAGEKTAATAVEILFNAFLSKK
- the scpA gene encoding methylmalonyl-CoA mutase, with amino-acid sequence MSTQKPDFQSISLFEEQDFITKEQWQKQVDKQIDTSIDDLLFETNEQIQLKPLYTTEDREGLQHLDDLPGIPPFTRGPYPTMYVNRPWTVRQYAGFSTAEESNAFYRRNLAMGQKGLSVAFDLATHRGYDSDHPRVVGDVGKAGVAIDSVLDMKTLFDGIPLDQMSVSMTMNGAVLPILAFFIVTAEEQGVTQDKLSGTIQNDILKEYMVRNTYIYPPEMSMKIIADIFEYTSKYMPKFNSISISGYHMQEAGAPADLELAYTLADGLEYVRTGLKAGINIDKFAPRLSFFWAVGMNYFMEVAKMRAARLIWAKMMKSFEPKNEKSMALRTHSQTSGWSLTEQDPFNNVMRTLLEAHAASMGHTQSLHTNALDEAIALPTDFSARIARNTQLFLQEETSITKVIDPWAGSYYVEKLTDELVKRAWTHIEEIENLGGMAKAIETGLPKMRIEEASARRQAQIDSGKEIIIGVNRYRLEKEEAIDILDIDNTAVRLKQIEKLTNLKAGRDEAKVAEALAALTKGAETGESNLLELAVQAARVRATLGEISDAIEKVSSRHKAVIRSISGVYSKAYTNEEEISEVKHMTDDFLENEGRRPRILIAKMGQDGHDRGAKIIATAFADLGFDVDIGPLFQTPEETAIQAVENDVHVIGMSSLAAGHKTLLPQLAEELKKLGREDILLVIGGVIPAQDYQFLYDNGACAIFGPGTIIPVAAQKVIREIYKQLGYEEVSQ
- a CDS encoding methylmalonyl-CoA mutase subunit beta; the encoded protein is MDNFRNQSFPLKTKEDWKAKAEESLKGKSIETLKSPTYESIILEPLYSQRDNQKAPDYPGGSDFRRGIDPLGYVTNDWKVAQRISYNFVEDLKEKLHGGVEKGQTALSFEVSEALFESKEALNDVLGDLPSTFPFAVNGKGLQSALLGKLAEYEGDSNLVSGYVGNDPVSLFTEEGLIEEDFFKSWMEDIKLANLKLPNLRTILVNTSTYHQGGANAVQELGIAAATGTFYLQKLLEGGMKLEDILSKMIFQFSIGSNFFMEIAKLRAARILWDKITKVYGANAEARGMQISAETSTFTKTVYDHHVNILRAGNEAFAAIVGGVQYLHVTPFDDLTGNSQQSERIARNTQNILKEEAHLRTVVDPAGGSWYVETLTTELAEKAWKYFQQIEENGGMLEVLKSGWLQEGITSVLTQRKQDIFTRKQSIIGTNVYANLSEETAPVKEHVTEPYFSLTDSSAINIKVIKNSRLSEPYEELRNKSKVIESKTGSMPQVGLICLGELKQYKPRLDFVRGFLAAGGLKAVDSGPVTSLESVKLFISSQETKYFCLCSSNELYGSLGLKMIKVLLNEFPDRIFYLAGLPEKDLQSHWTNEGIRQFIHIKSNCFELLSTILSEMEVGLDEYTKA